One segment of Amycolatopsis alba DSM 44262 DNA contains the following:
- a CDS encoding CDP-alcohol phosphatidyltransferase family protein encodes MINPGVFLGVLVQLALLGTLDAVAGLGPLGWLAGAAYGIAVGGFLTYGLHRSTARSLGPADAVTLGRSGLVGCVTALVVDTAGREIVTMVVIASVALALDAVDGQVARRTGTASPLGARFDMEVDAYLILVLSVVVAQSLGPWVLTIGAMRYVFVAASRLWPWLNAPLPPSMARKTVAAVQGIVLVAVASTVLPLWAGFVVTLGALGLLTWSFGRDTWWLVERHSFAAVPA; translated from the coding sequence GTGATCAACCCCGGAGTTTTCCTGGGGGTCCTCGTCCAGCTGGCGCTGCTGGGGACGCTGGACGCCGTCGCCGGGCTGGGCCCGCTGGGCTGGCTCGCCGGAGCCGCCTACGGCATCGCCGTCGGCGGATTCCTGACCTACGGCCTGCACCGGAGCACCGCGCGCTCCCTCGGCCCGGCCGACGCCGTCACGCTCGGCCGCTCCGGACTGGTCGGCTGCGTGACCGCGCTCGTCGTCGACACCGCGGGCCGGGAGATCGTCACGATGGTCGTCATCGCGTCGGTCGCGCTCGCCCTGGACGCCGTCGACGGCCAGGTCGCGCGCCGCACCGGGACCGCGTCACCGCTCGGCGCGCGCTTCGACATGGAGGTCGACGCGTATCTGATCCTGGTCCTGAGCGTGGTCGTCGCGCAGTCGCTGGGCCCGTGGGTGCTCACGATCGGCGCGATGCGCTACGTGTTCGTCGCCGCGAGCCGGCTGTGGCCGTGGCTGAACGCCCCGCTGCCGCCGAGCATGGCGCGCAAGACGGTCGCGGCCGTGCAGGGCATCGTGCTGGTCGCGGTGGCTTCGACGGTGCTGCCGCTGTGGGCCGGTTTCGTGGTCACGCTGGGCGCACTCGGGTTGCTGACCTGGTCCTTCGGCCGCGACACGTGGTGGCTGGTGGAGCGGCACTCCTTCGCCGCCGTTCCCGCCTGA
- a CDS encoding zinc-dependent alcohol dehydrogenase, whose amino-acid sequence MERAFWFSGSGDGEIRPVTLPPVGEGEVLVRTLCSGVSRGTETLVFRGEVPVSQRAAMRAPFQEGDFPGPVKYGYLNVGVVEQGPEQLVGQVVFCLYPHQTRYVVPASAVTPVPIGVPPERAILAGTIETAVNAVWDAAPKLGDRIAVVGAGMVGSSVAKLLSGFPATRVQLIDVDPERAKVAEALGVDFSTPEDALGDCDLVVHASASEAGLARSLELLAPEGEVIELSWYGGRRISVPLGENFHSRRLAIRSSQVGMVSPARRANRSHRDRLLLSLQILSDPVFSVLVSGECRFHELPDVLPRLAANEPGTLCLRVTYQREDTR is encoded by the coding sequence ATGGAACGCGCCTTCTGGTTCAGTGGTTCCGGTGACGGCGAGATCAGGCCTGTCACGCTCCCTCCGGTCGGTGAAGGCGAGGTGCTGGTCCGCACCCTGTGCAGCGGCGTGAGCCGGGGCACCGAGACGCTCGTCTTCCGCGGTGAGGTCCCAGTCAGTCAACGAGCGGCCATGCGCGCGCCGTTCCAGGAGGGCGACTTCCCCGGCCCCGTGAAGTACGGCTACCTCAACGTCGGCGTGGTCGAACAAGGCCCGGAGCAGCTGGTCGGGCAGGTCGTCTTCTGTCTCTATCCGCATCAGACGCGCTATGTCGTCCCGGCGTCGGCCGTCACGCCGGTGCCGATCGGGGTGCCGCCTGAGCGCGCGATCCTCGCGGGGACGATCGAGACCGCGGTCAACGCGGTCTGGGACGCGGCGCCGAAACTCGGCGACCGGATCGCCGTGGTCGGCGCCGGGATGGTCGGCAGCAGCGTCGCGAAGCTCCTGTCCGGGTTCCCGGCGACCAGGGTGCAGCTGATCGACGTCGACCCGGAACGCGCGAAGGTCGCCGAAGCGCTCGGTGTCGACTTCTCGACACCGGAGGACGCGCTGGGCGACTGCGACCTCGTCGTGCACGCCAGCGCGAGCGAAGCCGGCCTCGCGCGTTCGCTGGAACTCCTCGCGCCGGAGGGCGAGGTCATCGAGCTGAGCTGGTACGGCGGCCGCCGGATCAGCGTCCCGCTCGGCGAGAACTTTCACTCACGGCGGCTGGCGATCCGCAGCAGCCAGGTCGGGATGGTCTCGCCCGCGCGCCGCGCGAACCGAAGCCACCGCGACCGCTTGCTTCTCTCTTTGCAAATTTTGTCGGACCCCGTCTTTAGTGTGCTGGTCAGCGGGGAATGCAGGTTCCATGAACTACCGGACGTCCTGCCGCGTCTGGCCGCGAATGAACCGGGAACGCTCTGCCTCCGTGTCACCTATCAGAGGGAGGACACGCGTTAG
- a CDS encoding 6-pyruvoyl trahydropterin synthase family protein yields MFSITVRDHVMVAHSFRGEVFGPAQNLHGATFVVDATFRRSGLDADNIVVDIGKATEELKAVLADLNYRNLDDVPEFAGINTSTEFLAKVIADRLADRVHTGALGEGARGLEGIVVSLHESHVAWASYERAL; encoded by the coding sequence TTGTTCAGCATCACCGTCCGAGACCACGTCATGGTGGCCCACAGCTTCCGCGGCGAGGTCTTCGGACCCGCGCAGAACCTGCACGGCGCGACCTTCGTGGTGGACGCGACGTTCCGCCGGTCCGGACTGGACGCCGACAACATCGTCGTCGACATCGGCAAGGCGACCGAAGAGCTCAAAGCGGTGCTCGCCGACCTGAACTACCGCAACCTCGACGACGTGCCCGAATTCGCCGGGATCAACACCTCGACCGAGTTCCTCGCCAAGGTGATCGCCGACAGGCTCGCCGACCGCGTCCACACGGGAGCGCTCGGCGAGGGCGCGCGGGGGCTCGAAGGGATCGTCGTCTCGCTGCACGAATCCCATGTCGCGTGGGCGAGTTACGAGCGTGCGCTGTGA
- a CDS encoding glycosyltransferase family 4 protein, with the protein MNGLHVVLPGDIDDPGAPSGGNVYDRRLCDGLVAAGVAVREIAVRGNWPRPDTEARKVLARKLAELPAGAVVLLDGLVACGVPEVIVPAAQRLSIAVLVHLPLADETGLSPSLAAELDRLERETLGAVEAVVATSDWAARRLIEHHDLAPHRVHAVPPGADNAEIAFGTPNGTHLVCVANVTPRKGQGLLADALKSLTDLPWSCECVGAIRRETRYVERLRRHTLGDRFTLAGPRSGEALEATYASADLLVLPSRAETYGMVVTEALAHGIPVLATAVDALPDTLGRSPDGSVPGMLVPGEDVSALAKALRRWLTEPELRDRLRASARLRRETLTGWDATARGVAAVLLSERTAA; encoded by the coding sequence GTGAACGGCCTCCATGTCGTCCTTCCCGGCGACATCGACGACCCTGGCGCGCCGAGCGGCGGCAACGTCTATGACCGCCGCCTGTGCGACGGCCTCGTCGCGGCGGGGGTGGCGGTCCGCGAGATCGCGGTGCGCGGGAACTGGCCGCGGCCCGACACCGAGGCGCGCAAGGTGCTGGCGCGCAAGCTCGCCGAGCTGCCTGCCGGTGCGGTGGTCCTGCTCGACGGGCTGGTCGCCTGCGGGGTGCCGGAGGTGATCGTGCCCGCGGCGCAGCGGTTGTCGATCGCGGTGCTGGTGCATCTCCCGCTGGCCGACGAAACGGGACTTTCGCCCTCGCTCGCCGCCGAACTCGACAGGCTGGAGCGGGAGACGCTCGGCGCGGTCGAGGCCGTGGTCGCGACCAGCGACTGGGCGGCGAGACGGCTGATCGAGCACCACGACCTCGCCCCGCATCGCGTGCACGCCGTCCCGCCGGGGGCCGACAACGCCGAAATCGCTTTCGGGACCCCGAACGGGACGCATCTGGTCTGTGTCGCCAACGTGACTCCGCGCAAGGGCCAGGGGCTGCTCGCGGACGCGCTGAAGTCGCTCACGGATCTCCCGTGGAGCTGTGAATGCGTCGGCGCCATCCGCCGCGAGACCCGCTACGTCGAACGCCTGCGGCGACACACTCTCGGCGACCGGTTCACCCTCGCCGGTCCTCGGTCCGGCGAAGCACTCGAAGCGACGTACGCGTCCGCAGACCTCCTTGTGCTGCCTTCGCGCGCGGAGACCTACGGCATGGTCGTCACCGAGGCGCTCGCACACGGCATTCCCGTGCTGGCGACAGCCGTCGACGCGCTGCCGGACACCCTCGGCCGGTCGCCCGACGGCAGCGTGCCGGGGATGCTCGTTCCCGGCGAGGACGTCAGCGCGCTGGCGAAGGCCCTTCGCCGCTGGCTCACCGAACCTGAACTCCGAGACCGGCTTCGCGCCTCCGCCCGCCTTCGCCGCGAGACGCTGACCGGCTGGGACGCGACGGCCCGCGGCGTCGCCGCCGTGCTGCTGAGCGAAAGGACGGCGGCATGA
- a CDS encoding lysylphosphatidylglycerol synthase transmembrane domain-containing protein, whose protein sequence is MKRFWPWLRILGALAILGVLVWQLGTRAFLDGLREVDASGVAAALGIGFATTVFSAWRWCLVARRLSLKLSLPSAVGEYYRALFLNGVLPAGVLGDVNRAVQHGRGAGDVPRGVRAVVLERTAGQIVVIGASVAVVLSTPSVVPPPIDGVVTAAGIVVVVLAFAAVVTGMTAGRHWIHSGSKWRRGFAVTLADVRLGLLTKETWPGVSLLSVATLAGHLALFVVAARAAGVTAPIAELLPLMILALLAMGLPLNIGGWGPREGVCALLFGTAGLGSAQGVTVAVVYGVLALVSSLPGAGVLLVGSFKTATPAAPRFAARTPVQTGDTR, encoded by the coding sequence GTGAAGCGGTTCTGGCCCTGGCTGCGGATCCTCGGCGCGCTCGCCATCCTCGGGGTGCTCGTCTGGCAACTGGGCACGCGTGCGTTCCTGGACGGGCTGCGCGAGGTCGACGCCTCCGGTGTCGCCGCCGCCCTCGGGATCGGTTTCGCCACCACGGTTTTCAGCGCCTGGCGCTGGTGCCTGGTCGCGCGGCGGCTCAGCCTGAAGTTGTCGCTGCCCAGCGCCGTCGGCGAGTACTACCGTGCGTTGTTCCTCAACGGTGTCCTGCCGGCGGGGGTGCTCGGCGACGTCAACCGCGCCGTGCAGCACGGCCGCGGCGCCGGTGACGTCCCGCGTGGCGTCCGCGCGGTGGTGCTGGAGCGGACGGCCGGGCAGATCGTGGTGATCGGCGCCTCGGTCGCCGTCGTGCTCAGCACGCCTTCCGTGGTGCCTCCGCCGATCGACGGGGTCGTCACGGCCGCCGGGATCGTGGTGGTCGTGCTCGCTTTCGCGGCCGTCGTCACCGGGATGACGGCGGGGAGGCACTGGATCCACAGTGGATCGAAGTGGCGCCGCGGGTTCGCCGTCACGCTCGCCGACGTCCGGCTCGGCCTGCTGACCAAGGAGACCTGGCCCGGCGTGAGCCTGCTTTCGGTGGCCACCCTCGCCGGGCATCTCGCGCTGTTCGTCGTCGCCGCGCGCGCGGCCGGGGTCACCGCGCCGATCGCGGAACTGCTGCCGCTGATGATCCTCGCCCTGCTCGCGATGGGGCTGCCGCTGAACATCGGTGGCTGGGGCCCGCGTGAGGGCGTTTGCGCGCTGCTGTTCGGCACGGCGGGCCTCGGTTCGGCACAGGGTGTCACGGTGGCCGTCGTCTACGGCGTGCTCGCGCTCGTCTCCAGCCTTCCCGGTGCCGGCGTACTGCTCGTCGGTTCCTTCAAGACCGCCACACCCGCCGCACCGCGCTTCGCGGCGAGGACACCCGTACAGACAGGAGACACACGATGA
- the ribA gene encoding GTP cyclohydrolase II, producing MTVERVVETRLPTHYGVFRAFGYLDADGTEQMALVHGDIEGFGTLTRVHSECLTGDVFSSMHCECGDQLAAALRAIVEEGAGILVYAQGHEGRGIGLLAKLKAMRLQDEGLDTVEANIALGLPVDARDYRAAAAILTDLGVRSVRLLSNNPTKVDQLKLHGVRISERVPLLVTPNDENLRYLRTKQERMHHFLPHLDSMAGS from the coding sequence ATGACCGTCGAGAGGGTCGTGGAGACCAGACTGCCGACGCACTACGGCGTCTTTCGCGCGTTCGGGTATCTGGACGCCGACGGCACCGAGCAGATGGCGCTGGTCCACGGCGACATCGAGGGCTTCGGCACGCTGACGCGGGTCCATTCGGAATGCCTGACCGGCGACGTCTTCAGCTCGATGCACTGCGAATGCGGCGACCAGCTGGCCGCCGCGCTGCGGGCGATCGTCGAGGAGGGCGCCGGGATCCTCGTGTACGCGCAGGGACATGAAGGGCGCGGCATCGGCCTGCTCGCGAAGCTGAAGGCGATGCGGCTACAGGACGAAGGGCTCGACACCGTCGAGGCGAACATCGCGCTCGGACTGCCGGTGGACGCGCGCGACTACCGTGCGGCGGCGGCGATCCTGACCGACCTCGGGGTGCGTTCGGTGCGGCTGCTGTCCAACAACCCGACGAAGGTCGACCAGCTGAAGCTGCACGGGGTGCGGATCAGCGAGCGGGTGCCGCTGCTGGTGACGCCGAACGACGAGAACCTGCGATACCTGCGGACGAAACAGGAACGGATGCACCACTTCCTGCCGCATCTGGATTCGATGGCGGGGTCCTGA
- a CDS encoding creatininase family protein, with the protein MDLFPTATTADERARGADVAVLPVGSFEQHGAHLPLATDAVIATTIADALASAYPVLRLPPITIGCSHEHADWAGTVSISAATLYAVVNDVATSLRRSGVPKLVLVNAHGGNYVLSNVVQESTSPMALFPGVEGWQAAHDAAGLETSLDSDMHAGELETSLLLHAHPSLVRPGYAEADHLADDRRHLLTTGLRPYSESGVVGRPSLATAEKGRLVLESLVEGFGETLAALG; encoded by the coding sequence ATGGACCTGTTCCCGACGGCCACGACGGCCGACGAGCGCGCCCGTGGCGCCGACGTCGCGGTGCTGCCCGTCGGCAGTTTCGAACAGCACGGCGCGCACCTCCCGCTCGCCACCGACGCGGTGATCGCGACGACCATCGCCGACGCCCTCGCCTCGGCGTACCCGGTGCTGCGGCTCCCGCCGATCACGATCGGCTGCTCGCACGAACACGCGGACTGGGCGGGGACGGTCAGCATCTCGGCCGCGACGCTGTACGCCGTGGTGAACGATGTCGCCACCTCACTGCGCCGGTCCGGGGTGCCGAAACTGGTGCTGGTGAACGCTCATGGCGGCAACTACGTCCTGTCCAATGTGGTCCAGGAGTCGACGTCACCGATGGCGCTGTTCCCCGGCGTCGAAGGCTGGCAGGCGGCGCACGACGCGGCCGGGCTGGAAACGTCACTGGACAGCGACATGCACGCCGGGGAGCTGGAGACTTCCCTTTTGCTGCACGCACATCCTTCGCTGGTGCGGCCCGGTTACGCGGAGGCGGACCACCTGGCCGACGACAGGCGGCACCTGCTCACGACCGGGCTGCGGCCGTACTCGGAGTCCGGTGTCGTGGGGCGGCCTTCGCTGGCGACGGCGGAGAAGGGACGGCTGGTGCTGGAGTCACTGGTGGAGGGCTTCGGGGAGACCCTGGCCGCGCTGGGCTGA
- a CDS encoding inositol monophosphatase family protein → MTDHAALLSVAREAVAMATGIVRSMTSFSVAAKGDRDMVTDVDLAVEDAVREFLARETPEIGILGEERGHEGNKDLWWALDPVDGTANFARGIPLCGVSLGLVDGLKSTVAAISLPFLDITYTAAEGQGAYAGEERLAASKATELSDAIVSIGDFAVGEEAEVKNRVRMALLAELGGRVQRVRFLGSAAIDLAWVAHGKLDASVILSNKPWDTMAGVLLVREAGGVVIDSDGADHTVRSEATIAVGAGLRDEIVAAIARVGR, encoded by the coding sequence ATGACCGACCACGCCGCATTGTTGTCCGTCGCCCGCGAAGCCGTCGCCATGGCGACCGGGATCGTCCGCTCGATGACGTCGTTTTCCGTTGCCGCCAAAGGTGATCGCGACATGGTGACCGACGTCGACCTCGCCGTCGAGGACGCCGTCCGCGAGTTCCTGGCGCGCGAGACCCCGGAGATCGGCATCCTCGGCGAGGAACGCGGGCACGAGGGGAACAAGGACCTGTGGTGGGCGCTCGACCCGGTCGACGGCACCGCGAATTTCGCGCGCGGCATCCCGCTGTGCGGCGTTTCGCTCGGCCTCGTCGACGGCCTGAAGAGCACGGTCGCGGCGATCTCCTTGCCGTTCCTCGACATCACTTACACCGCCGCTGAAGGTCAGGGCGCGTACGCGGGCGAAGAACGACTCGCGGCGTCGAAGGCGACGGAGCTGTCCGACGCGATCGTGAGCATCGGCGACTTCGCGGTCGGCGAGGAGGCGGAGGTCAAGAACCGCGTCCGGATGGCGTTGCTGGCCGAACTCGGCGGCCGTGTGCAGCGGGTCCGGTTCCTCGGCTCCGCGGCGATCGACCTGGCCTGGGTCGCGCACGGCAAACTCGACGCGAGCGTCATCCTCTCCAACAAACCGTGGGACACGATGGCGGGCGTCCTCCTCGTGCGCGAGGCCGGGGGAGTGGTCATCGACAGCGACGGCGCCGATCACACGGTGCGATCGGAGGCCACCATCGCGGTCGGCGCCGGGCTGCGGGACGAGATCGTGGCGGCGATCGCCCGCGTCGGCCGGTGA
- a CDS encoding glycosyltransferase family 4 protein — translation MFTSNVRVTEPVVFVLPGDTEDFSGEYDRRMCQNLPATGLPLLELPIAGAWPMPGPLSRSRLARSLTALPDDTVVLIDGTVACGVPEIVVPHTRRLRLAVLVHRPLADDPALDPAQAAELDACERETLRLAGMVVATGPWLARQLIDRHDLDPTRVYVATPGTDAAPLAAGADGVSRLLCLAPMTARHGQDVLIRALSTVDELAFKCVFAGATHHDPAYVDELRWTVERLGLGSRISLIRPPEDLDLVYDGADLLVLPARGGTSGLVVAEALARGIPVVATETAGAHDALGTAPGGGVPGMLVPPNNPSALATALLRWSLDAELRHSLRTAALARSSALEEWDVAAGRLTDVLSRLQAVPRQPA, via the coding sequence GTGTTCACCTCGAATGTCCGCGTGACCGAACCGGTCGTCTTCGTCCTGCCGGGCGACACCGAGGACTTCAGCGGCGAATACGACCGCCGTATGTGCCAGAACCTCCCGGCCACCGGGCTCCCGCTGCTGGAATTGCCGATCGCCGGCGCCTGGCCGATGCCGGGACCGTTGTCCCGGTCGAGACTGGCCCGTTCGCTCACCGCGTTGCCCGACGACACCGTCGTCCTGATCGACGGCACGGTCGCCTGCGGGGTCCCGGAGATCGTGGTCCCGCACACCCGGCGGCTGCGGCTGGCCGTCCTGGTCCACCGGCCGCTCGCCGACGATCCCGCGCTCGACCCGGCGCAGGCCGCCGAACTCGACGCGTGCGAACGGGAGACCCTGCGGCTGGCGGGCATGGTCGTCGCCACCGGGCCGTGGCTCGCCCGGCAGCTGATCGACCGGCACGACCTCGACCCCACTCGCGTCTACGTCGCGACACCCGGCACGGACGCGGCTCCGCTCGCGGCGGGCGCCGACGGCGTCTCCCGGCTGCTCTGTCTCGCGCCGATGACCGCGCGCCACGGCCAGGATGTGCTGATCCGGGCGCTTTCGACGGTCGACGAACTGGCGTTCAAATGCGTGTTCGCCGGGGCGACGCACCACGATCCCGCCTACGTCGACGAACTGCGCTGGACGGTCGAACGGCTCGGGCTCGGCTCCCGGATCAGCCTCATCCGCCCGCCGGAGGACCTCGACCTGGTCTACGACGGCGCGGATCTGCTCGTCCTGCCCGCCCGCGGCGGCACGTCCGGGCTGGTCGTCGCCGAGGCGCTCGCGCGCGGGATCCCCGTGGTGGCCACCGAAACTGCGGGCGCGCACGACGCGCTCGGCACCGCGCCCGGCGGCGGCGTGCCCGGCATGCTGGTGCCGCCGAACAACCCGTCCGCGCTCGCGACGGCGTTGCTGCGCTGGTCGCTCGATGCCGAACTGCGTCATTCCCTGCGGACGGCGGCGCTCGCGCGGAGCAGTGCCCTCGAGGAATGGGACGTGGCCGCGGGCAGGCTCACCGACGTCCTTTCCCGGTTGCAGGCCGTGCCGCGTCAGCCTGCTTGA
- a CDS encoding M14 family zinc carboxypeptidase has product MPDTEAARHFVTVSVADPAALRLLGRRGLDLFASTARETPEGAAIDGYLADAEITELTGSGHDVHVHPDVEAAPLEIAPEPGSRELTAGPETAVPPGYRDSVQFERLIRDMASALPDTLSWVRLPERSVQGKPMSALRMRGGDRADRPGVILMAGAHARELMNPEVLYNWIFRMAYALSSQTSVTYPGSDYGYSVVKLLVDNLDIFVVPMVNPDGRDIVMSAEHLRMWRGNSRGVDLNRNYDFLFDSGIGTSPDPASEVYRGPQAFSEPETRDIRWLLDTFPHITAVLDLHSYSELILYPWGDDDNQTTDPAQNFRVPNPDRGVPNDGRYREYIPQGDLNWFLRAGARMRDVIPKAHGRTYTLQQSVGLYPTTGTIDDYTFSRHFVNPALKNVRTFCIETGKPPARGDVLGAFQPPYSEVYNVIEEIGPAIMEFLLEIYCPTGPDSLLLEETEEILGRHMGSSRELYDSLVSHGPGILRALGDDPRARVKATIALKRLTEAARLEHDPVLESDVAGKLAEAATAIGEAVPEARELLKEFVTRTEGAAGQRLSTALS; this is encoded by the coding sequence ATGCCCGACACCGAGGCCGCCCGGCATTTCGTCACCGTCTCCGTCGCCGACCCGGCGGCGCTGCGCCTGCTCGGCAGGCGCGGGCTCGACCTGTTCGCCTCGACCGCGCGGGAAACCCCCGAGGGCGCGGCGATCGACGGCTACCTCGCCGACGCGGAGATCACCGAACTCACCGGCAGCGGGCACGACGTCCACGTCCATCCCGACGTCGAGGCCGCGCCGCTGGAGATCGCGCCGGAACCCGGCAGCCGGGAGCTCACCGCCGGACCGGAAACCGCCGTGCCGCCCGGATACCGGGATTCCGTGCAGTTCGAACGCCTGATCCGGGACATGGCCTCGGCCCTGCCGGACACCCTGTCCTGGGTCCGGCTCCCCGAACGGTCCGTCCAGGGCAAACCCATGTCCGCGCTGCGGATGCGCGGCGGCGACCGGGCCGACCGGCCGGGCGTGATCCTGATGGCCGGGGCGCACGCACGCGAGCTGATGAACCCCGAAGTGCTGTACAACTGGATCTTCCGGATGGCCTATGCCCTCTCGTCGCAGACGTCGGTGACCTACCCTGGCAGCGACTACGGGTACAGCGTGGTCAAGCTGCTGGTCGACAACCTGGACATCTTCGTCGTCCCGATGGTCAACCCGGACGGCCGCGACATCGTCATGTCCGCGGAACACCTGCGGATGTGGCGCGGGAACAGCCGCGGCGTCGACCTCAACCGCAACTACGACTTCCTGTTCGACAGCGGGATCGGCACCAGTCCCGACCCGGCGAGCGAGGTCTATCGCGGGCCGCAGGCGTTCTCGGAACCGGAGACCCGCGACATCCGCTGGCTCCTGGACACGTTCCCGCACATCACCGCCGTGCTGGACCTGCATTCCTACAGCGAGCTGATCCTCTACCCGTGGGGCGACGACGACAACCAGACCACCGATCCCGCGCAGAACTTCCGCGTGCCGAACCCGGATCGCGGCGTGCCGAACGACGGGCGTTACCGCGAATACATCCCGCAGGGTGATCTGAACTGGTTCCTCCGCGCCGGAGCCCGGATGCGCGACGTCATCCCGAAAGCACACGGCCGGACGTACACCCTTCAGCAGAGCGTCGGGCTCTATCCGACAACGGGAACCATCGACGACTACACGTTCTCCCGGCATTTCGTGAACCCGGCGCTGAAGAACGTCCGGACCTTCTGCATCGAAACCGGCAAGCCCCCGGCCCGCGGCGACGTCCTCGGTGCCTTCCAGCCGCCGTACTCCGAGGTCTACAACGTGATCGAGGAGATCGGTCCGGCGATCATGGAATTCCTGCTGGAGATCTACTGCCCGACCGGTCCCGACAGCCTGCTGCTGGAGGAGACCGAAGAAATCCTCGGCAGGCACATGGGTTCCTCACGGGAACTGTACGACAGCCTGGTCTCGCACGGGCCTGGCATCCTCCGAGCGCTGGGCGACGACCCGCGAGCGCGCGTGAAGGCGACCATCGCCTTGAAGCGGCTCACGGAAGCCGCTCGGCTGGAGCACGATCCGGTGCTGGAAAGCGACGTCGCCGGGAAGCTGGCCGAAGCCGCAACGGCGATCGGGGAGGCGGTGCCGGAGGCGCGGGAGCTGCTGAAGGAGTTCGTCACGCGGACCGAAGGGGCGGCCGGGCAGCGGCTCAGCACGGCGCTCTCGTGA
- a CDS encoding LLM class flavin-dependent oxidoreductase, with protein MDSRLGVRIPRELPAARLAGLARRAEQEGLDEVWIVEDCFYAGGIATAATVLAATERITLGIGIMPAVARNPAIAAMEIAALAELHPGRLIAGFGHGVPSWMRQIDAWPPSALAAFEETLTVVRRLLAGERVSFEGKHVRLDGVELEFPPAVPPRLIAGVRGPKSLAAAGRVADGTLLAEPATPEYVRATRELIGVEGHSITAYNWLALDDDPDRARERARSDVASAIGPNSGPALEPLDFGAELLAEAAGDDLAVRLRPEWIDRLSVSGPLDRCVEQIRALYAAGTESVVLLPLLGEPEEESFAAAGRIAAELRR; from the coding sequence ATGGATTCACGGCTCGGAGTCAGGATCCCGCGCGAACTGCCCGCCGCCCGGCTGGCCGGTCTGGCGCGCCGCGCGGAACAGGAGGGGCTGGACGAGGTCTGGATCGTCGAGGACTGCTTCTACGCGGGCGGGATCGCCACGGCGGCGACGGTGCTGGCGGCGACCGAGAGGATCACCCTCGGCATCGGCATCATGCCCGCCGTGGCCAGGAACCCGGCCATCGCGGCGATGGAGATCGCGGCACTGGCGGAGCTGCACCCCGGACGCCTGATCGCCGGGTTCGGGCACGGCGTGCCGAGCTGGATGCGGCAGATCGACGCGTGGCCGCCCTCGGCGCTGGCCGCGTTCGAGGAGACGCTGACGGTCGTCCGTCGGCTGCTGGCGGGTGAGCGGGTTTCCTTCGAGGGCAAGCACGTCCGGCTCGACGGGGTCGAACTGGAGTTCCCGCCCGCCGTGCCGCCGAGGCTCATCGCCGGTGTCCGCGGCCCGAAATCCCTCGCGGCGGCGGGCCGGGTGGCCGACGGAACGCTCCTGGCGGAACCGGCGACACCGGAGTACGTCCGCGCGACGCGCGAGCTCATCGGCGTCGAGGGTCATTCGATCACCGCCTACAACTGGCTGGCCCTCGACGACGATCCCGACCGGGCCCGTGAGCGGGCGCGGTCCGACGTCGCTTCCGCGATCGGGCCGAACTCGGGTCCGGCGCTGGAGCCGCTGGACTTCGGCGCCGAACTGCTGGCCGAGGCCGCGGGTGACGACCTGGCCGTCCGGTTGCGTCCCGAGTGGATCGACAGGCTGAGCGTCAGCGGTCCGCTCGACCGCTGTGTCGAACAGATCCGGGCGCTGTACGCGGCCGGGACCGAATCCGTCGTCCTGCTCCCCTTGCTCGGCGAACCGGAGGAAGAGTCCTTCGCGGCGGCGGGCCGGATCGCCGCGGAGCTGCGCCGGTAG